CTGCTCGCGTGGTAGGCGGTGTACTCGGCGGAGCCTTCGATGATCCAGCGCGCGACCCCGGTGAGCGTCGCCTGGTGCAGGGCGAGGTGGGTCAATTCGTGGGTGAGGACCACGACCCGTCCCTGCGCGGTGACCGCGCTGAACACGGCGGGCGCAAGCACCACCCGGTCGTCGGGTGTGGTCGTCGCGGCGATCTGTGCGCCGCCCTCGGCCGATCCACCGCGGGCCCGGAACTCGGCCCGGTCCCGCGGCACCTCGATCACCACGCGGCCGGACAACACAGAGGTCCCCCAGACCTCCCGGACCCGCGCGATCGCGGCCCGGGTCTCGGCCGCGACGGTGCGCAACCGGTCGGTGCCGACGGTCCCCCGCACCACGAGCCGGCCGTCGCGCACCACCCGGGCGCCTGCCCAGGCCGAGCCGGAACCGGCATCCGAACCGGAGCCGGACGTCGCCGGAGCACGGAGCGACGAACACGCGCCGAGCAGCGCCGCCACTGCCGCCATACCCGCGCAGCACGCGGTGCGGCGGCTGACGGGTGGCCGCAGCGCTGCTCTCACCCGGTCGACCGTAATGGTTCCCAGGGCTCGATCCGCGCGGTCGCCGAGACCGCCTCCTGCGCCGTGATCAGGCCGGCCGATGCGAGGACGTCGACCGCGCGCCGCTCGTCGTCGTCCAGGCGCTGCTCCAGCGGCGCGAGCTGCAGCAGGGCGGTCACCATGCACTCGGCACAGTGCCTGTCGCGTGCTGGGCACGTTTCGCAGTCGATCCGCATGTCATCACCTCTTCGTCCGTGGCCGCTGCTCGACCTTCGCGATTCACGCTAGGGCGCACCTATGACAGCCTCCCCGCGCTCGCTTCCGAGACGGCCCGCGTCAGCCGGTCGAGCCGCTCCGTGCGCAGCCGCCACGCCTGCCAGTACAACTGCACGTCGAGGTGATCGCGCAGCACCGGCACGAGCGCTCCGCTGTCGAGCAGTTGACGGGCCTGCGCCACCGGAACCATCCCCCACCCGAGCCCCGTGGCGACCGCGGCGACGAACGACTCCGACGACGGCACCTCGTGCACCACCGCGGATCGGTCGATCCCGCGGGCCCGCAGCAACGCGACCTGCAGGTCGTCACGGTCGTTGAACCGCACCGACGGCATCGCCGCCAGGTCGACGCCGCGTCCGTGGCGATGCCGCTCACGCAGCTCCGGCGTGCACACCGGCAGGTACCGCATCCGCACCAGTGGCGTCACCGAACACCCCTGCACCGCAACGGGATCCGCGGTCACCGCGGCGACCACCGCACCGGATCGCAGCAGGGTGCTGCTGTGCGCCTGGTCCTCGACACGCAGCCGCAGCGCAACGTCCGGCCACGACGCGACCTCCGCCAGCACCGCGCTGAACCAGGTCGCGAGCGAGTCGGCGTTGATCGCGACGGTCAGCTCCTCCACACCCCCGTCGCGCAGCCCGAGCTGGTCCATGGCCTCGTTCTCCAGCACCGCTCGCTGCCTGCCCAGCCGCAGCAGGATCTCGCCGGCAGCAGTCGGACGCACCGGTGAACTCCGTTGCACCACAACGGCACCCG
This genomic window from Flexivirga oryzae contains:
- a CDS encoding LysR family transcriptional regulator ArgP translates to MQDDQLQTLVAVADEGTFEAAARRLRITPSAVSQRIRALERAAGAVVVQRSSPVRPTAAGEILLRLGRQRAVLENEAMDQLGLRDGGVEELTVAINADSLATWFSAVLAEVASWPDVALRLRVEDQAHSSTLLRSGAVVAAVTADPVAVQGCSVTPLVRMRYLPVCTPELRERHRHGRGVDLAAMPSVRFNDRDDLQVALLRARGIDRSAVVHEVPSSESFVAAVATGLGWGMVPVAQARQLLDSGALVPVLRDHLDVQLYWQAWRLRTERLDRLTRAVSEASAGRLS